The DNA sequence CGGGCTCTTGGTTTGCAACAGACGCCGCCCAATCAGGTGATCGTGACGTTAGCTCTGTTTTTGTCCCTGTACATCATGGCCCCGACCTGGGAGCAGATGTACACGCAAGGTCTGGTGCCCTATATGAACGAAAAAATAGGAACAGCTGAGGCCTGGGAACGGTCGATCACTCCTCTGCGTACGTTTATGCTCGCTCAGACACGGGAGGAGGAACTCTCTCTCATGGTCTCCATGTCTGGGATGAAGCGTCCAGAGAATGCAGGTGATATTCCGAACCAGATTTTGCTGCCTGCTTTTATGCTGAGCGAGCTTAAGTCGGCGTTTCAGATGGGAATCGTGATATTCATTCCATTCATCGTTGTCGATATGATTATCGCAAGTGTCCTCATGAGCATGGGGATGATCATGCTTCCACCTATGATGATCTCTTTGCCTTTCAAAATTTTGTTGTTTATCATGGCCGATGGATGGGATCTCGTTGTCGTCAGCCTCATTCGGAGCTTCCAGTGACCGTAGAGGGATGAGGGGAGGTGAGGCTGTGGAGATCCTCAGCGTCAATGATATGCTGGTCCAGGCCATCAAGGTTTCCCTGATGGCCTCGCTCCCAATCCTCATCGTGGCTATGATCGTCGGTCTTATCGTCGGTATTTTGCAGACGGCTACGTCCATTCAGGAGCAGACGCTCTCTT is a window from the Dethiosulfovibrio peptidovorans genome containing:
- the fliP gene encoding flagellar biosynthetic protein FliP, which translates into the protein MNRRILLCSFLFLICVGFVSDAWAQPTLPVPPASVIKATVQGATAPRDVSTTLQIVALLTILSVAPAILLMVTCFTRLIVVLGFVRRALGLQQTPPNQVIVTLALFLSLYIMAPTWEQMYTQGLVPYMNEKIGTAEAWERSITPLRTFMLAQTREEELSLMVSMSGMKRPENAGDIPNQILLPAFMLSELKSAFQMGIVIFIPFIVVDMIIASVLMSMGMIMLPPMMISLPFKILLFIMADGWDLVVVSLIRSFQ
- a CDS encoding flagellar biosynthetic protein FliQ encodes the protein MLVQAIKVSLMASLPILIVAMIVGLIVGILQTATSIQEQTLSFVPKIVAIMTALLLMGPWMFGVVGQLARDLLGQLDRFVR